The genomic DNA GGCCATCCCGTCCAGCGCGGCGCGCACCGGATGGGTTCGTCAGGCTCATCGAACCCGTCGGGCCGGTCGGGCACTCTGCTGCCGGCGCGCTCGGGGTACACGATGACCTGCCACGTGTCGTTCGCTCGGTGCCACTTCTCCACGACCTCGACGCTGACGTCCACGCCGACTGAACCGCCATCGTCGGGGTCGCCGTTGCGCAGCACGAACTGCCCAGACCACGTGCGGCGAGCGTGGAACGCCAATGCAGCTCGGAAGGCAGCCTTGCGACCCTCGTCCCACTTGCCGGCGTACTCGAAGGCCCAGCGATACACGACGTTGACGCGAATCTCCAGGTTCCAGCGCCGTGGTCGCGTGCGACGCACGTGATACTCGAGGAAGCGGCCTCGATAGGTACTCTCGCCACAGGTCTCCGACAGTTCGATGTAGGGCATGATGGGTCACCCATCGGCGGGCTCGGCTCTCGGTTGCCTCGCCTTCCTCGGTCAGTAGACCTCTCCGTCGTCCACGGGCAGCCCCTCGGCCTCTTCGAGGATTCGGTCCGCTACCTCCATGCTGTCCGGCAGCTTCGCGCGCGCCGCTCGCGCGGCCTTCGTGTCGTCGTCGGCGGCCTGCGCCTCACCCAGCATGCGCAGCGCCCAGGCGCGCGTGCGGTAGAGCCCGAGCGCGGGCCAAGCCGCAGGACCGCAGTCCTCGATCGCACGGGTCGCCGGCTCGAGCGCCTCTTCGTAGCGCTCGAGCGCGACCAGGGTTCGCGCCAGCTCGTACTCGATGAAGGGGCGACACGAGGCCTCGTACTCGCCGCTGTACGGGCGTGTGAGGGTCTCGAGCTCCCGCTGCGCGCGGCGCAGCTCGTCGAGCGCCTCCTCGGGCTCACCGCTCATGCGGAGCGCCATGGCGTAATACATCCGGGATCGGGGGACCTCGTGGGGCTCGCGCTCCCGGTGCGCCTCGATCGCCTCGTGCAGGAGCGGGAGCGCGCTGTCGGGCCGCCGCGAGTGCAGCTCGACGCGGCCGAGGGTGCCCAGCGCGCGACCGAGCAGCACGTCGCGCCGGCTCTCGCGGAGCTCGGCGACGTCCGCCTCGAGTCGGCCTCGAAGCGCTGTCCCATCGGGGGCGTCTTGCGCTCCCTTGTCGATGAGGGCGCCCAGGGCCACGACGTCGCAGAGAGTGCGCGTCGCCAGGTCGTCGCAGGCGTCGCGGTCGACGCCGCGGAGGAGGTCGATGGCGTCGTCGAAGGCGCCGCCGTGCGTGTACGCGAGCGCTCCGAACGCGCGGGCGCGCGCGACGTCCACGCCCATCGCCGCGAGGGCATCCGTCAGCGCGCGGATACGGTCGGCGACGTCGAGCCAGCCCGCGTTCGGAACGCGACCGAGCTCGTCGTTCTCGACCGCCTCCACGAGCTCCCGGAGCTCCCGCTCGAGGTCGCGGCGCGAGCGAGAGGCGAAGGTGACGTCCGAGAGCTCCAGTCCCGCGCGCCGTGCGGCGTCCGCGAGGCTGGCGGCCCGGACGGCGTCGTCGTCCTCGAGCGCGCTGGCCGTGGCGACCAGCGCCCGCACGCCCGGCGGCAGCGCGCGCGCCTTGGCTGCCTCCGCGCCGACCGGCGCGAGGCCCCGGGCGATCGTCGCGATGGGCGCGATCGTGCGGTCGATCCCCCGACCCGACCAAACGGAGAGGAACGCGAGCGCGGCCGACAGGCCGAGGGAGTTCCCGTCGACCGCGAGGCGTCCGTGATCCCCGTCGACCCTGAGCTCGAAACGGTGCATGCCGAAGGCCGGTGCCACGCCTCGGTGGGCGAGCGCGGCGGCAGCCCGGTGGGCGTGGCGCAAGGTCTCGCGCGCGATGCTGCGCAGCATCGGCGCGCGCTCCCAGGCTTCCGCGTCGCGCACCGTGTCGGCGACGCGGATGACCAGCTCCGCCAGCACGCCGCGATCGTTCTCCTCGTCGTAGAGCACGACGGGCACGTGGCCGGCGGAGGGCGCCCCGCTCTGGAACCACGCGCACACCCCCGCGGAGCCCTCCCGAGGCCGGGCCGACGCCGCCGCCATCCGGGTCACTTGCTCGGCCTGTCGGAGCCGCGCGGCATCCCGCTTCTGGCGAAAGGTCGCGAGGTCGGTGACGTTCGAGGGGGCCTCCTCGGCCGCCCCCGCCACGTCCGCCAGCAACGACTCGATCGCGCCCTCGGGAACGAGGCCTTCGACGTGAGCGCGATGACCCCACCAGGCGCTCGCGTCGACGGGGAGGGAGCCCACGTGATCTTCGTAGACGTGGTCGGGGACGAGAAAGCCGGCCGAGCGATGCGCGCGGTGCTGCGCGTCGGAGCGGATGACCGTCTCCTGGACGGTCGCCACGTCGTGCTCGGCGCGCGCGAGGGTCGCGGTCGCGTCGGTCAGGTGCATGCGCGCCACGAAGGCGTGGCTCACGAGCCGTTCGTCCTCGTCGGCGAGATCTTCGCCGAGCTCGAACGCCTCGTGAGCCTTCGCGATCGCGTCGCTCATCGCGCCTTCGTTCAGCGCGTCTGCGACGGCCTGCGCGACCTCGGGGCCACGGCCGCCGCCTTCGCCCCGCGCCACCTTCATCAGGCTCGCCACGCCGTGCCACGCGTCCTCGGCCGGGCTCGGGGTGTGCACCTCGAAGCGAGTCGTCAGCTCGCCGAGGAGCTCGTCCGCCCAGCGATGGGTCTCGCTCGCGTAGGAGACGAGCTCGGCCTCGCCCGTCGCCGGGCTCCACCACGCGCCGTCCGCGTGCTGGCTCACCTGGAGCACACCGCCCACGTGGGGGAGGTGCACCTCGAGGAGCGTCGCGGCCTGCTCGAGCTCGCGCTCGTCGCGCGCGACGTCGAGGGACCACGCGGGGGTCCACGTCGTCACGTACAGGGTGCGGGTCAGCGCCTCGACGCGGGCTCGATAGACGTCCCCGAGCGCCGTCGTGCGGGCCGCGTCCGCGAGCGCCTCGGCGTCCTCGGGAGCGAGTTGCCCCCGCACCGCGAGCTCGACGAGCTCCTCGTCGCGCTGCCCCAGCAGCTGCGAGAGCTCACCCCGGCGCAGCCAGCTCCACGGCGGGACATCCAGATCGGACATCCCGGCATAGAGCGCGTGGTCGTCGCGGCGCTCGACGTCCTGGCGCAGTCGGCTCGAGGTCGCACGGAGGTCCGCCGCCTCGCCGCGCTCGAGCTGCTCGAGGGTGCGGAGCGCGAAGCCCAGCTGCTCGGTCTCGCGGAGCCAGGCCCGCATGGCCTGGGGCGAATCGGGAGGCGCGGGCCAAGCCGCGAGCCAGTGGCGGAGGTCGTCCCAGGCGACGGCGTCGTGGTCGAGCCGCTCGGCCAGCGCGAGCGGGTCGGCGTGCGCGGCCGCGAGGAGGGTCAACAGACCCTCGGCGCGCTCCTCGAGCGGGGGCGACTCTGCCAGCAATGCCGCGAGGTCGGGCGGGTCGGTTCGGTTCATCACGAGTGGTCCTCGCCCCCGAAACGCCGCCGAGGGCTCCGCTCTGACACGTGGGTCGGAGGTTTCTTCATGTCGGCACCACGATGGGCAAGTCCGTCAGCTCGTCCGGCGCGCGCGGAGAGAGGTGGATGGGCTCCACCGCCACCTCGCACACGGGCACGTGACGCCACGCGAACAGGGCGACCGGGCGCGGCTTCCCGTGCTTGGGGATCGTGGTGGCCTGCCCGATGGTCTGCGCGGCGATGGGGTTCTCGACCCGGACCCTGTCTCCCGCCTCCACCTCGGCACGAAGCGCGAGCCTGGAACGCGTGCGGCCATCCGGGCGATAGGCCACGCCGCGCGTCAGGACCTCGGCCGGCAGCCACTCCCCGGCCGCGGGCACGGTCCGCTCGCTGTCCGCCTTTCGGTCGCCCGTGATCCACCAGATGGCGGGTTGCGCGGTGCTGCTCACCTGGATCTTCGCGACGAGGGCCGGGCTTCTTCCACGCCGCGTCGCCCAGAGCCGTACGTTCACGGGGGAGCTCGAGAGAGCGCGTTCGAATTCGAGGCGCTGAAGGGTCGCGCCGACGGACACGCCGCGTCGCTCGAGCTGGACCTCGGCCGCGTGAGAGAGCACCTCCACGGGGATCCGACATGCCAGCGTCGCGCGCTCGTCGGGGAATCGCGCGGCGCCGATCCCGACGCTCGCCGCTTCGGCGCGAGATACGTGCGTAGGCCGCTCGGCTCGACCCCGCAGCTCCACCCCGTCGTCGACGCAGATCGGGCCGAGCGCCTCTCCGCGTCGAAGCAGGCGCGCCACCCCACGGAGTGACTTCTTCGTCGACCCCACCTGCGACAGGAGCCATGGCTCCTCGTCGATGAGCTGCGCCAGCACGCTCAGGTCCTCTGGGGGAGCGTCCACCGCGCGTGCCGCGGCCCAGCGCGCGTGCGCCCGCCCGACCGGCTGCGTGTAGAACTCCGGGAGACCGAGAGGGGTCTCGCCCTTCGCGCTCCCGGCGACCTCCGCGACTCGGGCGATGGACCGGCCCTCGCGATCCGCACGCCACGCGTTCATGGGCCAGCCCCGCGCGGCGCGCATCCACCGGCTCTTGGGTTTGACGAAACCCTCGTCGAGGGCTGCCACGAGATCACGATCCTTCGACAGGAGGCCGGCGAACGTCACGGACCCGGCCCCGCCCGTATCGGGGGCTCTCCTCGCGAGGCGCGCGAGGAGCACGTCGGCCGTCTGCGGCATGGTCGGGGTCAGTCCGATCTCCACTCGATGCGAATCGGCGCCGATCGCCTCGGCGAAGCCTCGCGCGACCGCCTCGAGCGCCTCGTAGCTCAAGTCTGCCCCGATAGCCGTGTCCGTGTTGAACGCGAAGCTCGTGACGCACTTCCGGGCAATTCCTCGGTGGTCTGCGAGCACGCTGCGGCAATCATCGACCAGCTCGGTGACGCCTCCATCCGGGAGCACGTTGTCGAGGTCGACCAGGATCAGGGCCATCGTCATCGGAACCCGTCCTCGGTCATCAGGTCGGCCAACCGCTGCTTCAGCCAGCGCTTGCCCCGGGTGAGATGCTGGTCGGCCCGGTTCCGCGCCTTCTTGCGAGCCGCCGCCACGGCGGGGCCGTCGCTCGCGTCGACGTCTTCCGCGATCTCCGCGTAGTAACGCTCCGCGATGTCCTCGATGGGGATCTCGTTCAGGAAGTGGTCCTCGATCACCCGTCGATACGACTCGGGCGCCTTCGCGAGCGCGGCCTTCACGGTCTCGGCGAGCCGCTTCCGGTTCTCTTCCTCGAAATACAGGCGCTCCGGGCTCGAGGGCCCGTCCTCGAAGGCGGTGGGGTCGTGCAGCAGCCGCTCCGTCCCCTCGTCGCGCCGCTTCCGGCGCCGGTGGCCGTCCTTCGCCTTGTTCTCGGCGATCCTCCACAGCAGCGCGTCCGCATGGTCCACGCGCTTGTCGCGGCGATGCAGCTGCTTCACGAAGCGTTCGACCGCGTGCTGCGCGATGTCCTCGACCTCGCCATCGACGGCGCCGCTCGTAGCGGCTGCCCGCATGGCGAGGGGGCGCGCCATCGTCGCGATGGGTTCCTGGAGAGGCGCTGGGCGCTGCTCCGCGTACCACCGGTCCACGAGCTGCTGAAGGGCGCTCGACATGAGCGAGCGAGGATACACGCATCCCACCTTCCGGTGGTGTCAGAGTCGCGCGCACCCGTCGTCCCTCCTCCGTGGACGACGCCATCACCGAGGCCCCATTCAGCGCGGGGGAGATCCTCGACCTCTTCCCCGAGATCGGCTGGAGCTTCGACGACGGCCTGGACGCCGTCGTACCTCTGGATCGCCTGATGCCGCGGCAGCCCGCGCCGCGGTCCACCGACGCCGAGCTCCTGCGCGCAAGTGACGCGTGGCACGCTTCTCGAGGGCTCGGCTGAGCTTGCCCTGACGTCGCCTCGCAAGCCACCATGCGCAAGTCGTGCGTGGGTCCGAACATACGCTCAACGCGTGGGACAGCCAGTTCTGGCTGCACCTCCCGCTCCCTCTGGCCGAGGTGGGGGCGCAGCTTCAGGCCGCGCGAGCGGACTACCTGACTTCGCTGCTGCGTTTGGCGGAGGACGCACTGGCCCTCGCGGGCGCGATGGGGTTGGCCAGGGCCGTTGCTCATGGCGCGCGCATCTCCCACGCCGACGTGGCTCCGTGCCTCGGGAACCCTTCGA from Sandaracinaceae bacterium includes the following:
- a CDS encoding sigma factor — its product is MSSALQQLVDRWYAEQRPAPLQEPIATMARPLAMRAAATSGAVDGEVEDIAQHAVERFVKQLHRRDKRVDHADALLWRIAENKAKDGHRRRKRRDEGTERLLHDPTAFEDGPSSPERLYFEEENRKRLAETVKAALAKAPESYRRVIEDHFLNEIPIEDIAERYYAEIAEDVDASDGPAVAAARKKARNRADQHLTRGKRWLKQRLADLMTEDGFR